The Anolis carolinensis isolate JA03-04 chromosome 2, rAnoCar3.1.pri, whole genome shotgun sequence genome has a window encoding:
- the phykpl gene encoding 5-phosphohydroxy-L-lysine phospho-lyase: protein MAEVGARPSPPPPGGLPRLLLPLDRVPPFLPPFLPPSAMTRSRQETLALRKQLIGSSCRLFFPEDPVKIVQATNQYMYDEHGNEYLDCINNVAHVGHCHPEVVKAAHQQNLLLNTNSRYLHDNLVDYAQRLSKTLPEKLCMFYFLNSGSEANDLALRLARQYTKHEDIMVVEHAYHGHLTSLIDISPYKFRNLGGQKEWVHVAPLPDTYRGIYREDHADPALAYANEAKTIIDQAHERGRKFAAFFMESLPSVAGQIIPPFGYFQKVAEHIHKAGGVFVADEIQVGFGRVGKHFWAFQLQGEDFIPDIVTMGKPIGNGHPVACVATTKEIAGAFSSTGVEYFNTFGGNPVSCAIGITVLDVIEKERLQAHALQVGSFLMELLNQQKVKHPLIGDIRGVGLFIGVDLVQNQEKRSPATTEAEFIITRLKEELIMLSTDGPGRNVLKFKPPLCFNARDAKLVVEKLDQILSDLEKRSA, encoded by the exons ATGGCCGAGGTTGGCGCccgtccttctcctcctcccccggGCGGCCTCCCGCGGCTCCTCCTCCCTCTCGACCgggttcctcccttccttcctcctttccttcctccgtCAGCCATGACGCGCAGCCGCCAAGAGACCCTGGCCCTCCGGAAGCAGCTCATTGG ATCCTCCTGTAGGCTTTTTTTCCCAGAAGACCCGGTAAAGATTGTGCAGGCAACGAACCAATATATGTATGATGAACATGGAAATGAATACCTTGACTGCATCAACAACGTTGCTCATG TGGGACACTGCCACCCAGAGGTGGTCAAAGCAGCACATCAACAAAATCTGCTGCTAAATACAAATTCTCGTTATCTCCATGACAATTTGGTGGATTATGCGCAAAGACTTTCTAAGACATTGCCTGAAAAGCTGTGTATGTTCTATTTTTTGAATTCGGG ATCGGAAGCCAATGATCTTGCTCTGAGGCTAGCACGGCAGTATACAAAGCATGAAGACATCATGGTTGTTGAACA TGCTTATCATGGACATTTGACATCTTTGATTGACATAAGTCCATATAAATTCAGAAACCTCGGAGGCCAAAAGGAATGGGTCCATGTG GCTCCTCTTCCAGACACATACCGAGGAATATATAGAGAGgaccatgcagatccagcctTGGCATACGCTAATGAAGCGAAAACAATAATTGACCAAGCACATGAAAGAGGCAGAAAG TTTGCTGCATTTTTTATGGAATCTTTACCAAGTGTTGCTGGACAAATCATTCCACCATTTGGATATTTCCAGAAAGTTGCAGA ACACATACACAAAGCAGGTGGTGTATTTGTTGCTGATGAAATTCAAGTTGGCTTTGGCAGGGTTGGAAAACATTTTTGGGCATTTCAACTCCAAGGAGAGGATTTTATTCCTGATATTGTTACAATGGGGAAACCAATTGGTAATGGACATCCTGTTGCTTGTgtagcaacaacaaaagaaattgcAGGGGCATTTTCATCAACAGGAGTAGAATATTTTAACACA TTTGGGGGAAATCCTGTGTCCTGTGCAATAGGAATAACCGTCTTAGATGTTATTGAGAAAGAAAGGCTTCAAGCCCATGCTCTCCAAGTGGGCAGCTTCCTCATGGAATTACTCAATCAGCAAAAAGTAAAACATCCTCTCATTGGTGATATCAG AGGTGTTGGCTTATTTATTGGAGTAGATTTGGTACAGAATCAAGAGAAAAGATCACCTGCTACCACAGAAGCGGAATTCATCATAACAAG ACTGAAGGAAGAATTAATTATGCTGAGTACAGATGGCCCTGGCAGAAATGTACTGAAATTTAAACCACCACTTTGTTTCAATGCAAGAGATGCAAAGCTAGTTGTAGAAAAACTTGATCAGATACTATCAG ATTTAGAGAAAAGAAGCGCCTAA